Genomic segment of bacterium:
TCATCGAGCACGAGCAGTTCCGGTTCATGCAGCATGGCCTGCGCCAGCGCAAGTCGCTGCTTGTTTCCGAGGGATAGCTGTCCCGCCCGCCGGTCGGCGTAGCGCTCGATACCCAGAAGCTGCATGGTTGCAGATACCGTGGCAGGATCGACTTCTCGGATGCGCCGGACGATATCAAGATTCTCACGTACAGTCAGATTCGCATATGCCGTCGCGGTTTCCACGAGTGCACCGACACGTGCGAGCGTACGCTGCACTCCCGGAACAGTGGGTTTCTGCATGAACTCCTGTGTGCCAACATCAGAGAGCACCGTCGATTTCCCTGGATTCATCTGTTCCCCGAGGACCTGCACCGTGCCTGAAGTTGGTTGCACGAGTCCAAGAATCATGCGAATGGTCGTGGTCTTCCCCGCCCCGTTTCGTCCGAGAAAGCCGAACACTTCGCCCTTGTGGACCTCAAGGTCAATCGCGTCGACGGCGCGCACACTGCCGTAATGCTTCGAGAGTCCCCTGAGGGAAATCACAGCGGAGGAGTTTGTCGATTTCTGCATGCCCAACATTACTGTATTTTTTTCTATGACACAACGCACCGTGATGATCGCGATCGTGGAAGCATGCTATTTCGCGTGATCCTACAACTACGAATTCACGTTGTCTCTGCTAAACCTTGCTTCTCTCAAGGGGATAATCTATGATAGTGCATGTACACCGATGAGCATTCGCATCAGTTTCGGGATATCGTTGAGGAGGCAGTATGCGTTCATTTCAGTTGCTCGTTCATTCGCTCAAGCTTTACAAGTGTTTAGCATCGGTAGCGCGAGATCGACGAGGTATTCTCGTCGCCGTGCTCTGCCTTTTCTTGGCACCTACGCTGCTTCAGCCAGCAATCTGTGACGCACAATCCATGGAGCAGGAGTTCGACCGCATCCTGCATTCCATGGCGGCGCGGTTGTCGGATATGTCCACCGTCCGATTGGAAGTTCAGGCAAAGTTCTCACGTGAAGGATCGGCAACTGCAAAATCCACGGCATACACCGTCACAGCCGAACGCGATGACAAACTCTACACTGGCTGCCAATTTCATGGCGTCACCACCGACGGTGAAGTAATCATGTTCGACGGTGAGAAGCTGCTCGAGGGCATGCCTGCCTCGGGACGAATGCATTCCTACGCCGCGGCACGTCAACCGCAATCGCGCATCGGCGGCGTACTCACGGGGTGGGACCTCCTTCCACTCCCCGGCAGAAAGAACATCCTTCCCACAGGGCTCGATGAAAAAGACATCACCGACCGCGCAGTGAAAGCGGGAATGATGGGAACGACGCCAGTTGTCATCCTTTCCTGCAAACTGGTAAAAGCTGGTGGAATCATCCAGGAATTCATCGAGTGGCACATACGCGAATCCGACATGCTGCCGCTGCGTATCGTCCGCCTCAGCAACTGGAAGCCCCTGGGAAAAACCTATGCCGAGGTGGATATCAGTTCCTTCGAAGTCGACCCTCCCCTGGACCGAAACGCATTTACGGGGAGCACCCTCCCTGCGAATATCGAGATCACCGAGGCTCCGAGGCCCGGGTATGATGGACCGAAGCTGCTGGAGGCGGGCAAGAAGGCGCCGGAATTCACCGCGACAGGAACCGATGGAAGGAAATACCGCCTCAGCGATCTCCGCGACAAGGTGGTTCTGCTGGATTTCTTCTTTACGGACTGTTTTCCCTGCAGGCGTGTGATCCCGTCCCTCATCGAACTGCGAAACAGCTTTGCAGCAGATGAGCTCGTGATCCTCGCACTCGATCCCATTGACGATGTAAGAGATGACGCGCTGCGCAGCATGGTCGACTCCAGTGGTATCAACTATCCCGTCACCGTCGTTCCCCATGCTGTCGCCGTACAATACGGAGTTCGTGCCTACCCGGTCTCTTTTATCATCGGTCGCGATGGCACGATCATTTCAGCCCATGGCGGATTTGATGAAGGCATCGAACCGGCAGCCTGGCGGGAAAGCATCCTCTCTGCACTTGCGGACTGATCGCTTGCTTCAAACACAAAGGTGTCAGGTGTAACCGATTACACTCTCCGGTGTTCTTTCATCGAAGCAAAACAACCGGGGATAGTTATGTGCACGAATCGCTTGCTGGTAAATACTTTCATATCCCTGACGGTAATGCTCCTCACTGCATTTCTTCCATCTGCAGGGTCGGCGCAGGGCGGTGGTGGTGTTATCCTCACGGCTTCGATGGATGTACCGGTAAGCAACCCTCCTCTGGATTCCCCCATTCTCGCCCCGCGCTGTTACCTGCCGGATTCACTGTATTTCGACGAAGCACTCGACAGCTACGTCCCCAATCCTTTCACTGTGCGACTGACCTGTGTCAATAATGGAAACGCACCGGCGTATGATGTATACGGCCGTATCATCCTCCCCCCCAATGTGGAATTCGATCCACCGGGACAACGGGCGACGGCGAAGATCTATCCCGATCCAATGGAGAAATGGCAGATTGGGGATCCCGTGCCGGAACTGACATGGACAGTGCGCTGGGTGCCGCGCCTGCGCGATGAGGCCCGTCCTGAATTCAGCTTCAAAGTGACAGGAAAAAACTTCGAGGGCACGCAGATGGATTCCACCGAAGTGCGATGCAGCGTGCCGGTGCCCGGACTGCAACCTCTCTTTTCTGGCAGGTTGCTGCTTCCTGATTCACTTCCCTTGCAATCTGATACCTGTGATGTCTGGCCGAACCCCTTCCCTGTCCGGCTCACATTGAAGAACATATCGCCGCAGGTGGGAATGATTCGGCGTGTCATCCTCTATTTCCCGACCAGTGATGGACTCAGCCTGAGCCCGGACTCCCCGAATCCAACGGACTTCGATCCTCAGCTCACACTGGACAAACAGGAGGAGGCCTCCTTTGACTGGCTCATTGATGTGAAGAATCGTATTACGCGCAGGAACGTGCAGATCCAGGTCATTGCATACGACGATGATGGAAATCCCATGGCACACGCGCACTGGCTGCCGATCGCGAATTTGAAAACCGCGCTGTATGAATGTATCGAAACCGACGCCCCGGTGCTGAACTATGTCTCAGCCATCGACTGGTATGAACCCGATTCCTTTGTGATCACCAGTACGCTTCGCAATCCGGGCTGTGGTGAGCTGCATGAGATTGTGTCGGAGCTGACCTGGACAGATAACAGCGGGATGGATCTCATCGAGTTTGATCCTGCGCACCCTGACAACAGCAATCCCAAAACTCTCGGCATCCTTCGTCACAACGAGG
This window contains:
- a CDS encoding ABC transporter ATP-binding protein, translating into MQKSTNSSAVISLRGLSKHYGSVRAVDAIDLEVHKGEVFGFLGRNGAGKTTTIRMILGLVQPTSGTVQVLGEQMNPGKSTVLSDVGTQEFMQKPTVPGVQRTLARVGALVETATAYANLTVRENLDIVRRIREVDPATVSATMQLLGIERYADRRAGQLSLGNKQRLALAQAMLHEPELLVLDEPVNGLDPAGIVEIRNLLRQLADENGVTIFLSSHILSEIAQLADRIGVIHEGKIIEDLDRAHLHRQLHRRLEITVSDIERAKQLLLPMQGVAGIEEIDSSTLHIAAGSDLAGRVAKLLVEGGVTLSRLVEVEEDLEQHFLRLTGEETR
- a CDS encoding TlpA family protein disulfide reductase, encoding MRSFQLLVHSLKLYKCLASVARDRRGILVAVLCLFLAPTLLQPAICDAQSMEQEFDRILHSMAARLSDMSTVRLEVQAKFSREGSATAKSTAYTVTAERDDKLYTGCQFHGVTTDGEVIMFDGEKLLEGMPASGRMHSYAAARQPQSRIGGVLTGWDLLPLPGRKNILPTGLDEKDITDRAVKAGMMGTTPVVILSCKLVKAGGIIQEFIEWHIRESDMLPLRIVRLSNWKPLGKTYAEVDISSFEVDPPLDRNAFTGSTLPANIEITEAPRPGYDGPKLLEAGKKAPEFTATGTDGRKYRLSDLRDKVVLLDFFFTDCFPCRRVIPSLIELRNSFAADELVILALDPIDDVRDDALRSMVDSSGINYPVTVVPHAVAVQYGVRAYPVSFIIGRDGTIISAHGGFDEGIEPAAWRESILSALAD
- a CDS encoding T9SS type A sorting domain-containing protein; this translates as MLLTAFLPSAGSAQGGGGVILTASMDVPVSNPPLDSPILAPRCYLPDSLYFDEALDSYVPNPFTVRLTCVNNGNAPAYDVYGRIILPPNVEFDPPGQRATAKIYPDPMEKWQIGDPVPELTWTVRWVPRLRDEARPEFSFKVTGKNFEGTQMDSTEVRCSVPVPGLQPLFSGRLLLPDSLPLQSDTCDVWPNPFPVRLTLKNISPQVGMIRRVILYFPTSDGLSLSPDSPNPTDFDPQLTLDKQEEASFDWLIDVKNRITRRNVQIQVIAYDDDGNPMAHAHWLPIANLKTALYECIETDAPVLNYVSAIDWYEPDSFVITSTLRNPGCGELHEIVSELTWTDNSGMDLIEFDPAHPDNSNPKTLGILRHNEETAFTWGFRVKNRNTTDIPQYISFNIAYGSRETPYINNGCETYVEIDPVTTTAVHSPASPVALTLHPPHPNPSTGTTTIAYTLPQRTFVTLTLHDALGRELHRNHSAMLQDAGAHQSRIDLAAFPPGLYFIRLQAGAQSRMTKLLIER